From the genome of Sediminibacter sp. Hel_I_10:
ATGGACGATATTGAAGTGAACCAGTCCCTTACATTCAATAAAAAAGACTTTAAGTTTGATGGAATTGTTCCAGAGAAAGTCACTAAAAGTTTTGTAACAGTCAATCCCTATAGTTTAGGAATTACCTACAAGCATCAAGAAAATAGCTTTAATGATTTTGATTTGCAAACTTTGCTGCCCCAAAAGCAGTCCCAAAAAGGTCCTGCCCTATCTGTAGCTGATGTTAATGGGGATGGCCTTGAGGATTTTTACGTCGGTGGTGCATTGAATCAAGCAGGGGAATTATACATTCAAACTCAAAACGGAACATATAAAAGAACCAATGAAGCCTTGTTTTCAAGAGAACGTGGATACGAAGATAACACCTCCTTTTTCTTTGATGCCGATAATGATGGAGACTTGGATCTGTATGTTGGCAGTGGTGGCTACGAAATTGGAGAGAATAATCCATTGCTTCAAGATAGACTTTACACAAATGATGGAAACGGTACTTTTTCAAAATCCAACCAACTGCCCAAGATGTTAGGAATCACTAAAGCTATTGCCGCTAATGACATTGATGGGGATGGAGATTTAGATTTGATTGTTGGTGGGCAGGTAATTCCTGGAAAATACCCCCTTTCATCCAAGACCTATTTACTGAGAAATAACAATGGAAGCTATATGGACGCCACAGAGGAACTGGCCCCAGAACTTAAAGATATAGGCATAGTAAACGACCTCCTTTTTACGGATTATGATGGCGACGGCGACAAGGATTTAGCTGTTGTTGGGGAATGGTTTCCAATTACCTTTTTCAACAACCAAAACGGAAAATTCACTAAAGCTCCAAATACTTCATTAAATGAGACTGAGGGCTGGTGGAATACCATTACTGAAGTGGATTTGGATAAAGATGGAAAAATGGATTATCTGGTGGGTAATTTGGGGGATAACAACAAGTTTCATCCCACAAAAGAAAAGCCGCTCCATATTTATTCTACAAATTTTGATGAGGATGGCAAATATGATATGATTCTAAGCAAATACTACAAAGGCAATCTGGTTCCTATTAGAGGGAAGGAATGCTCTACAGAACAAAATCCTTTTGTAAGTAAAAAGATCCAGACCTATAAAGAATTCGCAAATTCTACCCTGATTGATATCTATGGCGAAAAGGAGTTAAATGCAGCTTATCATAAGACAGCATTTGAGTTTAGTAGTCTTTATCTCAGGAACAAGGGCAACGGCTCATTCGAAATTCAAAAGCTACCCACAACAGCTCAGTTTGGTCCTACAATGGCCTTTGAGATAATCGATGTGAACCAAGATGGTCATTTGGATGTCTTAGGCGTTGGAAACATATACGAGGCAGAAGTGGAAACCATTCGCTATGATGCTAACACAGGCTATATCCTTTTAGGAGATTCAAAAGGGAATCTTTCACCATATATGGATCATAGCTTTTTTACCGAAGGCAATGTGAAAGCCATGAAAAAAATAACGATTAATGGCGAACAATGCTATTTGATTACTAATAATGGTGGGCCTCTGACTATTTTTAAAATCAATAAAGGCTAGTTATGCTTATGCAAAGGCATCGTTTTGTTAAATGAAAATTCAGGCAAATCTAGCTTTTGAATTTCCCCTCCTTCTATAATTTTAATAGTTTGATTTACCTCTACATTTTTGAAAACAGAAATTAGTCTGGTTTGGTGGGGCCACTTGACCTCAACCTTTTTGATAACTTTAGCTTTTCCCAATCCAATTTCGGCCATTAAACTGTTACCACCAAAGCTAGCGCCAGAATCAACTGTATTGTAAATTTTGCGCTCTTTATGATTCTCCTCGATCGAGATAATGATTTTGGCACCAATGGCAGATCTGTTGCTTTGCTTACCTTCCAAAACAATATTGATCCAGTTATTTTCATTTCCAATAGGATTTTCAAAAAGCAAATTTCTAAAAACATCCCCTTCAACTGCTCCTCCCATAACGGCATAAATATCTTGATCACCGTCCATATCCATATCTCCAAAACCAATCGCATGCCCTTTTTGTATGTGTCCAAAACCACCACTATAGGTCACATCTTCAAAGCGCTTCCCACCTACATTACGATACATCTTATTTGGAACGATTGAAAAAAAGTCAGGATCTCCAGTCGCCAAATAAAAGTCTAGATAACCATCATTGTCCAAGTCTCCAAAATTGCATCCCATTGTTGCAATGGGTTCTGTCAAATTACTTGCCATGGAGACTTCGCTAAACGTATTGTCCCCATTGTTTTGATATAAAAAGGGTCTATATTCAGCCGTATTTGATCTAATATTTCTAAGCATCATCTCAGCTGGCAGAATTTCTGAAGAAGAATATCCTGAAACGAAAATATCTTCGTAACCATCGTTATTATAATCGAAAAACCAGGTTGGAAAACTTAATTTCGGTTCTGAAACTCTTGCATTTACAGCTAATTTAAAAGATGGTTTTCCAGAGTTCTCTGTAGTGTTAATGTACAAGGTATTTAAACCATCGTAATTAGAGAGATATAAATCTGGATATAAATCATTGTTTATATCGCCACTAGCCACCCCTTTAAAGAATCCTGGAATGGTAATACCCGCCTCTTTAGCAATATCCTTAAAGGTACCATCACCATTGTTTAAAAACAGCTCACAATAACTCTGCTTGGCTTCAGACCATTCGTTCGCAATAAAAAGATCGAGCCAGCCATCCAAATTTACATCTACCCAAACCGCCGTTTGTGTTGGGTTGAGCGAATAGATACCTGAAGATTTTGTAGTATCTGTGAATGTGCCATCACCGTTATTCCTCATCAAGGAATTTGGCAAACTTCCATATATGGATAACCACGCCCCCCTTAAAATTATGAAATCTAAATGTCCATCATTATCGTAATCTGCATGCCTCAAATTTAATCCACCAGTTACGCCTTCAAGGCCGGCTTCTTTCGTTTTGTCTGTAAATCCTCCTACTCCATCGTTTTCAAAATATCTGATTTGGTCATCAAAACCCCATGAAGACGCAATAATATCTAAATAACCATCGCCATTGAAGTCATCAACACAGGTCCCGCCAGACTTAAGATTAACATCAACACCCAGACTCATTGCAATATCCTTAAACTGCATAATTTTTCCGGACTTTGAGAAATGAGACTCTGGAATTCTGAATTTTTTTGGCACCTGTTCTGGATATTGTCCCAAAGTCATATGAGCGATATTCAAGAGATATTGACATTCAAGATCTTGTGGATTTAACTCAAGAAGTTCTTCAAGCATCGCAATGGATTGCTCGGCTCCTTCCTTTATAATATGTTGGCCTTTAGGACTTATGGGAATAATGCAAGATTCTTCATTATGATTAGCAAAACAATTATCCTGTTCTGCCTTTCGCATGTAAGCGATTGCCATTTGCTTTTTGATGTAGTAAACCGATTCTGACTTGGATGGCACATCAATGTTATCAAGTGCCATTAATACCTCTTTTAAGACGTTAATTGATTCTTCTGTTTTTCCCGCGTTCAGCAATTCTAAACCATACGAAAATAAAATATTTAGTCTCTCATTTCCTCGTGTCGATTGAAGCCTTTTTTCAATTGCAGACACCTTAGCATTATTGAAAATATATGGTACGCTTTCTACATTGAATGACGCTACTCTCTTTTCGATATCGTCAATCATCTCTTGGGTAGCGTTCTTCTTATTTTTAGTAACGAGCTTCGTTTCTGTTTCAATTTTATTAGTTTTCTTGCAACTAAAACATATTAATATTACTAAAATCGAGAGTTTAGCAATATTATTTTTGATGTGATAGAATTGATTCTTGTATAGACTTAATTCCATAACATTTTTAGAATTTTAAATAAAAATTAAGCTAGTTATCCACTCGTTGTTGATTGTATAATTATAATCTATTTACTAATTAGTTACAAAAGTTGTTATACTATTTGGTGGCAAATCATATAAATACGCCTCTATACTTGGTTCAATACTAACAGCTTCTTGAGTCTCCAAGTTTTGAGAAGCACTAGTTATATATGGAGTAACAGTGGTGCTATTTGTTCCCGTTAATACAATCTGCTGTTCTACGGTTTGCTCAGATTGATTTATGGCAACAACAACAATTTTTCCCTCACCCGAATATGCACTAATGGAAATACCCGTTTGAGGATTCTCATCTGCACCTATTCTTGTATAACCAGGCTTTATGAATTTTGAAAAATTTGACATTACATAGCCGCGCTTAGTGACAACCCCATTAGACGTTCCTTCTTCACCATCACCTATAAAGCTGTAATACCTTTTACCGTACCACCACACATAAGCATTGTATTGACCTATAGTCATACAATTGTGGATTTCCCGGCCAACTAACAAGGCGTCAGGCCACAGATTTGCACTTCGGTCACTGGATGTATAGTGTTCTGTCATCCACAGTTCTTTCCCTTTTTCCATAGCCAAAGGATAAGGGTAATTATCTAGCGCTGTACCATAAATATGTCCTCCAACAATATCTACATTGTCTACCGCTACAGGGTCATTTAGGGTCAGGTCTGTATGTTCATGCCTGAACTGAAAAGACTCAGAGGGCATTAGTTTAGTATTGGTTATAAGGCCTCCATAATCCCTCATAAAATCACGTACTTGAGCGGCAGACCAGTTACAAGACTCATATGAGACTTCATAATCACCTTCATTCTGAATACTTATAACTTCCAAGGGAACACCATTAGCATCCATGTATGATGCAAAATCATTGAGGTAGTTGGCATAATCTTCATAGGATTCTGTCTTCAATGACCCTCCTATTAAATCATTATTGGTCTTCATATCTGCAGGTGGACTCCATGGTGTAGCCATAACCAAAGCTCCTCTATTTGATGCCATTTGTGCATGATTAAGCTCAATAGCCCTAGAATTATCATCTGGGGCAACACGTATTCTCAGAATTGATAACCCAATCTCTCCCTCATCATTTCCATATAATTTGTCCATATCGTTAGCGCTAAGGGGACTATTCAATCTAAAAACTGTTGCGGCACCAAATCCACTTATGTCTTGTTTCGTTTCTGAAGACATAATTGTAGAAGCATCTGATTGTAAAACTGTAGGATCTGAAGGTCCTGCGGGAATTATGGGCCCGCCAACTCTTACACCGTTACTATCATCACTGCTGCTACAACTTAAACCCAAGGCCATTAGAATGAACATTAAAATTTGTGTAATCGTTTTCATCTTTATCATCATAATCTAATTTTAATTTACTCTTTATGTTATTTATTTTGAATTTACTCTCACTATTATCTGCTTCGGTTATATGCTCAGATTAAAAAGCATCATAATAATATTGAGATCTATAGTCAATAGAATTCTATGTCATATTCATAAGATCACTTTTAAACCAGCTATCAAGCTTTACTAAATGCATTAATTACCATCCCGAATATGGACATATTCCAAATTCGCTAAACCTCCTATCATTAAGATGATATTATTAAAAATTTTAGGTTAATAACCCGTAAAATCAGGCCGACTATATTTTGTCTTAGTCGGCACACGATTAATTCCGAGATTTACCGCTCAGGCTATAGAGAAAATTTACGAAATCCTATTTTTTGAAAGTCATAATCTTCTCTTCAGTGATTTATCTATATTGAATCTGTATCCACCGAATTTTTTAAAGTCCATCTGCAAATCCACGATGCGAAATCTTAAACTCATAATTTGAATTATAAAGTAATAGCCAGTCAGTTCCGCCGTCGTATCTCCAACTATCTTGATCTCTCATTCCCCAAATAGTAATTCCATATTGTTTATCGGAAGGCACGATAGAATTATACTCAGAAGAGACATGGTTGTAAAATAATTCTTGTTCTTGAGCACGCTCTAAAGTTAAGCTAGTTATATCTTCATTTGAATTTACCTGTATATCCAGTTCGGAAATATGAACCAATAAGCCAGAATTAGTAACATCTGTGATTGCCAATGAAATTTCCTGTAGAGAAGGCCACGCAAGACCAAGGTGCATTTGCATACCAATACCATCTATGGGTATGGCTGGCACACTATTTTGAAAATCGCTTACCATTGATAAAATCGAACTGCGTTTATTAGTTTGACCTGCAATATTATAATCGTTGTAAAAAAGCTTAACGTCAGGGTCTGCCTCACGTGCCCATTGAAATATCTTTTTAATATAATCTGATCCCATTTTTTGGGTAAAGAGACTATTTCTCAAATCTCCACTGTCATCAAAATATTCATTCACTACATCCCACCCAGTAACAATTGAGTTCCCATCGGCATCCTTTTCTTCTGCGAAATGTTCTACAGTGGTTTTTACATAGTTTTCTATATGTGCCTCAAACTCATCATTGGTTCCAGCAAAGTTTTCGAGCCAATCTGGTATGGCATAATCAGGGTGCCAAACCAAGGCATGTCCATGAACTCTCATTCCGTTGGCTTTTGCGTAGGCAACAATAGCGTTACCATCACTAAAATCAAAAGTATCTGGACCTATGAAAATGTTGTTCATTTTCATGTCATTTTCTGCAGTGATACTGTTATAATCAGTATTCAAAAGTGTTTTAAATTGGGCTTCCGACGAAGAATCTAAACGAGCAGCCGACACAATATTTCCTATAGGAAAGCTAGCTATATCTTTTAGGTTCTCAGTAGGAATATACAATAATGGATCTCCCGAGACTACCTCATCATCATCGGTTCCGCCAGAGGGACCGCCTACAGTAGGTCCGTTACTATCATCAGAACTACAGCCCACAGAAAACAGACAAACAACAACTAGTTTTAAAAAATTATTTTTCATTTTATCAATTTCTATTTCAATTAGAATTATAGCAAATTTTATTACGATCCTGTGTAAGAATACAACACTGTGTAATGATTTAAATTAAAGGATATGCAATTGGTTTTATAAATTTGAAAAATGAAAAATAATTAAAAAAAGCATTATTCACAACATTTGTGCAACCGATTTCGTAAAATCGTAAAAAATACATAATAAATTAGTGGATTCTACAAGGTAAAACTAGCAATCCCTCTCTTCTTTAAAGGTTAATATTATCTGCCCGCTTAGGACACATATGCTTAGGACACACCAAATATTCATACCAAAAAAATAGCTATATTTCACTCAATTCCTGCATTTAAACAAACAAAACACATGTACCTACTTATAATAGCAAGATTACTTAATAGTTAAGCGTCGTTTGAGATAATTCCAATACCTACTCTGGTTAGAAAATGAAAATCAAATTAAATTCTTCATTTTAAAATTCAAACAATCGGTTGTATAAATCTATTTTAAATAGTATCCTAATTTGATTATTTTTACGTGATGATTGAGGCATGTTAGTTTCACTATTAAAACAAATCACATATAGAAGTCAATTCAAAGGAACTTATAGAACCTATAATCCAGTAGGCCTTAGAGTAACAAATGTTGCAGTAGCACATCCGTTGCCAATTGGTGAATTATCAGAATTACATTTTATCACTAATTAAGCGGCAGTAAAAGTTGCATCAGGAAGCACCCCCTTTACTAGCTAAATCAACGTGATTTGTGCCCTTCCTTGAAAATGGAGATTCCTTAGCGGAGAACAAGAATTGAGGGTGAAAGATAATAGTGCCGTTCTAGTAAATGAAACTATAAATTTGAACATTTATTTAACTTTAGTGGAGCGTTCTCGAGACTATTTTGGTAAAGGCTAAGGTTGTTATCATGCAGTTCGTACTCAAAAAATGGATTAAGTTCGTTTTATGTTAAGAAATAGATTTAGTTATATTTATTAATCAAGAAGAGATCATGAACTTTATACGACATCATCAAACATTTCATAAATTCAATATAGAATTGTAAAAATTAAAACATGAAAACATCATTTTCTTTTCTAATTGTCATTTTAATTCTTTTCGGGTGT
Proteins encoded in this window:
- a CDS encoding CRTAC1 family protein translates to MELSLYKNQFYHIKNNIAKLSILVILICFSCKKTNKIETETKLVTKNKKNATQEMIDDIEKRVASFNVESVPYIFNNAKVSAIEKRLQSTRGNERLNILFSYGLELLNAGKTEESINVLKEVLMALDNIDVPSKSESVYYIKKQMAIAYMRKAEQDNCFANHNEESCIIPISPKGQHIIKEGAEQSIAMLEELLELNPQDLECQYLLNIAHMTLGQYPEQVPKKFRIPESHFSKSGKIMQFKDIAMSLGVDVNLKSGGTCVDDFNGDGYLDIIASSWGFDDQIRYFENDGVGGFTDKTKEAGLEGVTGGLNLRHADYDNDGHLDFIILRGAWLSIYGSLPNSLMRNNGDGTFTDTTKSSGIYSLNPTQTAVWVDVNLDGWLDLFIANEWSEAKQSYCELFLNNGDGTFKDIAKEAGITIPGFFKGVASGDINNDLYPDLYLSNYDGLNTLYINTTENSGKPSFKLAVNARVSEPKLSFPTWFFDYNNDGYEDIFVSGYSSSEILPAEMMLRNIRSNTAEYRPFLYQNNGDNTFSEVSMASNLTEPIATMGCNFGDLDNDGYLDFYLATGDPDFFSIVPNKMYRNVGGKRFEDVTYSGGFGHIQKGHAIGFGDMDMDGDQDIYAVMGGAVEGDVFRNLLFENPIGNENNWINIVLEGKQSNRSAIGAKIIISIEENHKERKIYNTVDSGASFGGNSLMAEIGLGKAKVIKKVEVKWPHQTRLISVFKNVEVNQTIKIIEGGEIQKLDLPEFSFNKTMPLHKHN
- a CDS encoding glucuronoxylanase → MKTITQILMFILMALGLSCSSSDDSNGVRVGGPIIPAGPSDPTVLQSDASTIMSSETKQDISGFGAATVFRLNSPLSANDMDKLYGNDEGEIGLSILRIRVAPDDNSRAIELNHAQMASNRGALVMATPWSPPADMKTNNDLIGGSLKTESYEDYANYLNDFASYMDANGVPLEVISIQNEGDYEVSYESCNWSAAQVRDFMRDYGGLITNTKLMPSESFQFRHEHTDLTLNDPVAVDNVDIVGGHIYGTALDNYPYPLAMEKGKELWMTEHYTSSDRSANLWPDALLVGREIHNCMTIGQYNAYVWWYGKRYYSFIGDGEEGTSNGVVTKRGYVMSNFSKFIKPGYTRIGADENPQTGISISAYSGEGKIVVVAINQSEQTVEQQIVLTGTNSTTVTPYITSASQNLETQEAVSIEPSIEAYLYDLPPNSITTFVTN
- a CDS encoding endo-1,4-beta-xylanase translates to MKNNFLKLVVVCLFSVGCSSDDSNGPTVGGPSGGTDDDEVVSGDPLLYIPTENLKDIASFPIGNIVSAARLDSSSEAQFKTLLNTDYNSITAENDMKMNNIFIGPDTFDFSDGNAIVAYAKANGMRVHGHALVWHPDYAIPDWLENFAGTNDEFEAHIENYVKTTVEHFAEEKDADGNSIVTGWDVVNEYFDDSGDLRNSLFTQKMGSDYIKKIFQWAREADPDVKLFYNDYNIAGQTNKRSSILSMVSDFQNSVPAIPIDGIGMQMHLGLAWPSLQEISLAITDVTNSGLLVHISELDIQVNSNEDITSLTLERAQEQELFYNHVSSEYNSIVPSDKQYGITIWGMRDQDSWRYDGGTDWLLLYNSNYEFKISHRGFADGL